A genomic stretch from Amycolatopsis sp. 195334CR includes:
- a CDS encoding isochorismatase family protein — protein sequence MTSTTLREISSLPTTAAALSGATLILVDYQNTYTRGVMELDGWESALDEAAALLARARAEGATVIHVMHDSGEGSPYDIRQEIGRIHERVAPAPGERVVVKTAPNSFVGTELGELVDAAGHRDVVIAGFMTHMCVTFTAEGAFLRGNTPTVVAGACATRALPSAAGPVAAADQHRAALATIGDLYAVVVPSAAELR from the coding sequence ATGACCAGCACCACGCTCCGCGAAATCAGCAGCCTGCCGACCACCGCCGCCGCGCTTTCGGGCGCCACGCTGATCCTCGTCGACTACCAGAACACCTACACGCGTGGCGTGATGGAGCTCGACGGCTGGGAGAGCGCGCTCGACGAGGCGGCCGCGCTGCTGGCCCGTGCCCGGGCCGAAGGCGCCACCGTCATCCACGTCATGCACGACAGCGGCGAGGGCAGCCCCTACGACATCCGACAGGAGATCGGGCGGATCCACGAGCGCGTGGCGCCCGCGCCGGGCGAGCGGGTCGTGGTGAAGACCGCGCCGAACTCGTTCGTCGGCACCGAACTGGGGGAGCTGGTCGACGCCGCCGGGCACCGGGACGTGGTGATCGCCGGGTTCATGACCCACATGTGCGTCACGTTCACCGCGGAAGGCGCGTTCCTGCGCGGGAACACCCCGACCGTGGTCGCCGGGGCCTGCGCCACCCGCGCCCTGCCGTCCGCCGCCGGTCCGGTGGCCGCGGCGGACCAGCACCGCGCGGCCCTCGCCACGATCGGTGATCTCTACGCGGTGGTCGTGCCGTCGGCCGCCGAGCTGCGTTAG